One Rhea pennata isolate bPtePen1 unplaced genomic scaffold, bPtePen1.pri scaffold_26, whole genome shotgun sequence genomic region harbors:
- the LOC134154363 gene encoding olfactory receptor 14C36-like, producing the protein MSNSSSFNRFLLQAFANTRELQLLHFALFLGIYLAAFLGNGLIITTIACNHRLHTPMYFFLLNLSILDLGTISTTVPKSMANSLWDTRAISYSGCAAQLFFLVLFIFAEYFLLTAMAYDRYIAICRPLHYGTLMGSRACVKMAAAAWASGFLCAVLHTANTFSIPLCQGNILEQFFCEIAQILKLSCSDTSLREVRLIVVSACLVSGCFVFTVLSYVEIFTAVLRIPSEQGQHKAFSMCLPHLAVVSLFVSTITFAHLKPPSISSPSLDLVMAVLYSVVPPTVNPLFYSMRNKELQDAVRKRIRWLQCREQ; encoded by the coding sequence atgtccaacagcagctccttcaacaGGTTCCTCCTCCAGGCATTTGCCAACacgcgggagctgcagctcctgcactttgCGCTCTTcttgggcatctacctggctgccttcctgggcaatggcctcatcatcacaaCCATAGCCTGCAACCACCGCCTCCACACCCctatgtacttcttcctcctcaacctctccatccttgaccttggcaccatctccaccactgtccccaaatccatggccaattccctgtgggacaccagagccatttcctactcaggatgtgctgcccagctcttttttcttgtccttttcatttttgctgagtattttcttctcactgccatggcctatgaccgctatattgccatctgcagacccTTGCACTATGGGACcctcatgggcagcagagcttgtgtcaaaatggcagcagctgcctgggccagtggttttctctgtgctgtcctgcacactgctaacacattttcaataccactctgccaaggcaacatcctagagcagttcttctgtgaaattgcccagatcctcaagctctcctgctcagacacCAGCCTCAGGGAAGTCAGGCTTATTGTGGTTAGTGCCTGTTTAGtctctgggtgttttgttttcactgtgctgtcctatgtggagatcttcactgctgtgctgaggatcccatCTGAGCAGGGCCaacacaaagccttttccatgtgcctccctcacctggctgtggtctccctcTTTGTCAGCACTATTACGTTTGCCCATCTGAAGCcgccctccatctcctccccatctctggaTCTGGTGATGGCAGTTCTGTACTCTGTTGTGCCTCCAACAGTAAACCCGCTcttctacagcatgaggaacaaggagctgcaagatgcagtgaggaagcgGATCAGGTGGTTACAATGTCGGGAGCAGTAA